The sequence GGTCAACCAGCGGCGCGAAGGCACCGCGGTGGTGGGTGGTCTGATCAACCTGCATTTGTTGACCGCTCAGATCGGCAAGGAGGGTGCGGGTCCCTTCTCCCTGACGGGCCAGCCCAATGCCATGGGTGGACGCGAGGCCGGGGGCCTGGCCCATCTGTTGCCGGGCTACCGCGTTGTGACCAATTCCGAGCACCGCCAGGAGGTTGAACAGGCCTGGCAGTTCCCCGCCGGACGCATTGCGGCGGCCCCCGGCTTGGCGGCCTGGCAACAGGTGGAGGCGATGGAGCGGGGTGAGCTGGATTTGTGGTGGGTGGCCGCCACCAATCCTTTGGTGAGCATGCCGGACCTCGATCGGGTCAAGGCCGCGATGCGGCGCTGCCCGTTGGTGGTGGTCAGTGACGCCTACGCGGATACCGAAACCTCCCACTACGCGCACCTGTTGTTGCCCGCGGCCCAATGGAGTGAAAAGGCTGGGGCGATGACCAATTCGGAGCGTCGGGTGACCTATTGCCCGGCCTACCGCCCCCGCCATGGGGAGAGCCGTCCGGATTGGGAGGTGTTCGCCGAGGTGGGCCGGCGTTTGGGTTTTGAGGAGCAATTCAGCTACGCCTCTGCCGCGGAGGTGTACGCGGAATTCAGTCAGCTCACGGTGGGCCGACTCTGTGATGTCTCCGGTCTCAGTCACGCTTTGTTGGAGGAGGCGGGCCCGCAGCAGTGGCCCTTCCCCGCGGGGGCATCAGCCAGCAGCGAGGCCAAGCGGCTCTACAGCGACCATCAATTCGCAACGCCTTCGGGTCGTGCCCGCTTCTGCACGGATCAACCCATGGGTCTGGCGGAGCCCCCCTGCGAGACCTACCCGTTGGTGCTCACCGTGGGCCGGTATCTCGGTCAGTGGCACACGATGACCCGCACGGGGAAGGTCGAGCGGTTGCAGACCATGCACCCGAAGCCTCTGTTGGAGGTGCATCCGCAAGATGCCTTGGAGCTGCAGTTAAAGGATGGGGAGCTCGCCGCCGTGAGCTCCCGCCGCGGACACATCACGGCGACGGTGAAGGTCACCGATCGCATCCGCCGGGGCTCGGTGTTTCTGCCGATGCATTGGGGGTTCACCCAGGAGAACGCCTGTGAGGCCAACACCTTGATGCACGATCAGGCCTGCCCGGTTTCCAAGCAGCCCGAACTCAAGGCCTGCGCCGTGATCGTTGCTCCAGCGGTGTCGGTGGTGAAGCCGCTCGAGCAGGAGGCCGGACGGCTCGAGGCACTCCGCCGCTGGTTTACGCCAGCACTTCGCTGAAGGCCGCCTCCAGGTTGTGGTGGTCATGCCCCGGCCGCGCCAGCTTGCAGAGGGCAAAGCGCTCGAGCTCGCTGAGGGCGGACCACTGCTCGGGCTGGAGGGTGATGCCGCGGTTCTGGGCGGCGGCGGTGAGGAGCTCGGGGATCTCGAGGGGGTTCTGCCAGGTCTCCCCGGTTGAGATCGGCAGCGTTTTGGCCTGACCGTCGGCCATGGACTCGGTGCACGCCAGCAGGTGTTGGCGCAGTTGAGCGAGGCCCTCCGGCGTGTCCTCCCAGTCGACGAGGCTCTGCCGTTGCGTTTGGTTCAGGGCCAGCCAGTGGTTGAGCTTGAGCTTGACGCCACAGAGATCCAGCTTGCGGCGCACGCAGAGGGGAATGCAGCGCCAATTGCCGATGAAATCGCTCTCGAAGTCAAAGCAATGGCTTGCCGAGGGGGCCTCAGAGGTCACGGCCAGACGGGGTTCTGGTAGTGATTTTGACGCTTCTGGGGATTGCTGGCAGTGGGGTGAACGGTTTGGTGTCAACGGCACCCAAATGCGTCCGTTGATCTCTTCAAACTCACCTCAATCAACCGCTCTGCCATGCGTCTCGCCGTTGCTCTTGGGGTGTTGCTGGGCGGTTCCCATGGCTGGCTGAGCAGCGATCGTCTGTTGGCCGGCGCAGCCGCTTGGTCCATCGCACCGGCGGCTTCCACAACGTTTTGGACTGGTTCAGCTGGCGATGGCTGGCTGGCGTCTCCATAGTGGTTGGGTCGAATCCCTTCTGCCGTCATGGCAACCAAAACTGGAGTCGCGGCTCAGGGCCGCCATCCCCTGACCATTGCTACGGGTTTCGTCGGAGCCTTTGTTGTGGCGTCCTTGGGCGTTCAGCTCATCCGTAGCGCTTCCGTCTCGACCTCTGCACCCGCTTCGGTGCAGCCCGTGATCGCTGGTCAAGCCGCGATGTGGCAAGTCCTGGGCGAGCGCTGAGTTCGCTTGTCAACCCATCTCCTGGCGGAGCCGTTGGAGATGGGTCATGACGGCCCCTGAGCTGAGCAGTTCCCGGCAACGCTCCAGTCCGTTGGCATGGGTGCTCTCAAGACCCGCCTGCCATACATAGGTGCCGGCATTCCAGATCAGAGCAGTCGCGAGTTCCCCTTGCCCGCCAAGGGCGGCTGCGGCTTGGCTGCTCCAGGTCTCCAGTCCTTCCCAGAGGGGATCAGCCCCGTAGCAACCGTTGTCCCTGGGGTGGAGGATCTGGCGTCCCTCGTCCTCGGGGCCTGGTCGGCCGGTGACGCAAGCCCGGCTGATGGGCAGATCGGTGCTTCCTTCGAGACCTTTCACGGTGAGCACGTTGGTTTCTCCGGCGAGTTCGAGTGCTTTCCAGGCCCGCGCTTCGGTGGGTGGGTGCACAAAGCCACTGACCAGGAGATGCTCGCCTTGGTGCGCAGTCCAGAGCAGTTCCAGGCTCGCGAGGGGTGGCCTCTTGCCAAGGTCCTCTCGATAGGGAATCAGGGATTCGGCATCGGGTAGGTGATCGGGTTGATGCACCAGGGCCAGATCGCAGCACTGGAGCTTCTCTTGCACCCAGGCAACACTGCGGCCGGCCAGTTGGAGCCCCAGGGCGGCGAAGAGCTCCATGGCCGTGATTCCGTACTTCACCGGAATCCGGCCGGCCCCTTGCAGGACCACGGGTAGCCCGGCGCTGGAGAGCACTAGAGCGGTGAGCGGATAAATCGGGGCCGTTCGGGTCCGCCCGTCGAAGGGCATGCCGAAGCTGATGGCCGGCTTCTCGGTCCTGAGTTGAGGGCCCCGCTGGCGGTAAACATCGAGCATCCCGGTGAGTTCCTGGGGTTCGGGCCGGCGGATGCGGTGGGCGATCAGGAAGGCACCGATTTGGGCCGGACTGGCCGCTCCGTCGAGCATGAGCTCGAGGGCATGGGCGGCCTCTTCACGGCTGAGGCCACGGCTGGTGTGCTCGCCACTGCCTACCTTTTGCAGGTACGCCTTGAATGTTGCTCGGCCTTGGGGCGTGCTGTCGGTGACGGGTGCGGCGACGGTCATGCCGACAGAGGGACACTGAATTGATTTTCTGTGGCCACAGGACCGGTTCTGGTAGCAGCGGCTACTAATCGGTTGCCGGCTCCGTAGCAACGGCTGCGCAGCGCGTGCGCAACTGCGGCGATTCTTGTTGCTGAACGGATGGCAGATAGCGCTCCATTCTGTTCGCTCCTCTCATCGCTATTAGCCTGTCTCCATGACGGTTACACCTGTTTCCATGCCCTCGCTGGCTGCTCCTTCGCCAGCCACAATCACCGCCACCTTGATGGCAGCAAAGAAGGCCAAGGGCCTCAGCTTTGCCGACCTGGAATCCGCGCTGGGTCGTGACGAGGTTTGGATTGCTTCGTTGTTCTATGGCCAGTCCACCGCCTCGCCCGAAGAGGCTCAGAAGCTCGCTGAACTGTTGAGCCTTGATCACGCCATTGCCGAGGCCCTGCAAGCCTTCCCGACCAAGGGTGGCCTGGATCCTGTGATCCCCACCGACCCACTGATCTATCGCTTCTACGAGATCATGCAGGTCTATGGAATGCCCCTGAAGGACGTCATTCAAGAGAAGTTTGGCGACGGCATCATGAGTGCCATCGACTTCACTCTGGATGTCGACAAAGTTGAAGATCCCGCTGGTGATCGCGTCAAGGTCACCATGTGCGGCAAATTCCTTCCCTATAAAAAGTGGTGAGTTGATCTCCCCATGCAAAAGCCCCCGCAAGGGGGGCTTTTTTTATGGTCACAAACCTCAGAGTGAAAACCTAGGCATTGATGGCTTGTTCAATCCAGGCGCGATGTCGGATCTGGGCCTTGAGCTGACGCTCCAGCGGCTCTTCGAGCACTGTGCCGGCTAGCTGGCTGCGTAGGGCTAGCAAGTGTTGGCAGCTCTCGAGGCTGCCGATGCAACCGAGGGCTTGAAGAGCTGTCTCAGCCACACCTGGCAGTGCATCCGGGCTGATGCGGCTGCTGATCGCCTCTAAGACGACGGGTTCGTTGCGCCTTTGCAAAAGCTTGATTGTGGCGATGACAACCTCGGACCGGAAATCCTCCAGGAGTGGGGTCGTCAGCCGCAGAACTTCGCTGGCTTCGAGGCTGCGGTTGCGGAAGGTCAGCAGCGTCAGTCCTGCCAGGCGATGGCTTTGGCCAGGGGCCCTCAGTGCGTCTTCGATGATCGTGATGTCGATCAGGTTTCCCCAGCAACCCAGCGCTTCAAGCACCTCAGGCTCAAGCTCGCCGGCATTCGGAAGCCAGGCCAAGAGTTGCTCGCAGGCTTGGGGGTGGTGACAGATGCCCAGGGCGCGGATCAGCGGTCTCGTGATGCCCTGCGATTGGCAGAGGGGAAGGATCCAATCGATAGCCTCGGGTCCAGCCATCCCCAAGCGCTCAGCGAGGCTGAGGGCGAGGGATGGATCACAGACCCGAGGCAGAAGATTGCTCAGTTCCTCAAGGGAGAGGGGCTGCCGCCGCCAGCGTCCCAGCCGCTCGCTTAAAGCAGCTTCCTCCAACGGTGAGAGGAGCCCGGAAACGGAGGCGACAGCGGTTCCCACGGATCAGCGAGCCCCCAGCTCAGCGGCCAGCTCGCGCTCGAGCTTGTCGTCGTGCTCGTTAGGCAGAACGTTGGCCATCTTGGTGCGATGGGTGCTGTAGAAGAGCATTCCGATGAACACCATCCCGCCGACGATGTTGCCAAGGGTGACGGGGATGAAGTTCCAGACGATCACCTTGCCGAAGGGGACGCCAGAGCCCAGCAGGGGACCGGCGGTGTGAAGGAACTGGTTCACCACGATGTGCTCCATGCCCATCGTTTGGAAGGCCGTGATCGGCAGCCAGCAGGCGAGCAGTTTGCCGGGGACGCTCTTGCTCACCAAGGCCATGGTCACGCCCAGGCAGACGAGCCAGTTAGCGACCAATCCGCGTAGGAAAGCCAGGAAGAAGCCAGTGCTGCCGAGGGCTTCGTACTTGGTGATGACGTTGAGCTTGTTCAGTTTGATGATAGTGGCGGCCACGACCTGCCAGCCCTTGCCACCATCGGCAGCGGCCAGAGGTTCAACGGTGCCAGCGCTGGTGAGGCTGACCCACATGATCAGCGCCACCACCAAGGTGCCGATGAAGTTGCCGATCCAGACCCAGGTCCAGTTGCGGAAGGTGGAGCCCCAGCTCGCCTTGCCCGCCCAAACGCTCATGGGCAGCAGGGCGAAGTTGCCAGTGACGAGCTCCATGCCGAAGAGCACGATGCTGGCGAAACCGAAGGGGAAGAGCAGCGAGCCCAGGAAGGGCATCTTGCTCTGGGCGGCCACAGTCAGAGCAAGAATGACGGCGAGGCCAAGGATGGCGCCGGAATAGAAACCGCGGATCAGCAGGTTCTTGACGCTGACCGTGGCCTTTTTGCCGCCGGCGGCAATCATGCCGTCGACGAGCTCGTTGGGTAAGACGTAGTCCATTTGTGAGGCTGTAGCGCTCATGTGCCGCTATAGAGAAGGTGGATGGGTGGTGGACTTAACCGCTGATGCGGTTCATCAAGCGAGAAACGATGTCTTGACTGCCGTTGGGCCGATTGACCGGAGCTTTGTCGTCGCCACTGCTGCTGATCCAATTGACAAAGCGAGAAAAAAGATCGCGTTTGTTTGGGTTTGTTTGTGATGTCATGTTGAGGATCCAGGTGTCATCCAATTGAGGGCAGGCTTCAGAAGACAGGAGCGCCTGATCTCAAAAACTGTGGCTAATTTGTATTGACGACTGCGGTGTTCTAAGTCCGAGGCTTGGCGCCAAACTGTTCAATTAGAACTTCTTTGAGGACCGCTTGGATTTGACTCGCCGGTATTCCTTTGCGGTGCATTTCACCGACCTGTGGATTGGCGCCTTGTGAACCGCCAATGGTGAGGTTGTAGCCCTCGCCCATGCCGCCGTCGGGTTGTTTGGTTTTGGTCCCGGTGAGGCCGATGGCTCCCATGTAGGCCTGGCCGCAGGTGTTCGGGCAGCCTGTCCAGTGGATCTTCAGCTCCTCCGGCAGAACCAATTCGCGATCGAGGGCCTCAGCGGCTGCGAGGGCCTGATCTTTGGTGTTGGTGAGGGCAAAGCTGCAGTAGGTGTTGCCGGTGCAGCTCACGGTTCCAGCGGCGATGTGGCTGGGGTGGAGGCTGAAGCGCTGCAGCAGTGGCTCGGCCTCAAAGGCCTGGAGTTGGGTGCTGGCGATGCCGGTGAAGATGACGTTCTGATCTTCCGTGAGCCGGACTGAACCATCGCCATGGCGCTCGGCAAGTGCGGCGATGTCCTGGAAGTCTTCGGCGCGCAGGCGGCCGACGGGGATATGGACGCCGGCGTAGTGCAGGTCCTCTTGTTTCTGAGGGTGGATGCCGTAGTGGGAGCGGGGTTCGGCATCAAAGACTGAGCCCGGATCGGGGGTGAGGGGGCCGAAGCGCTCTTCAACCATGGCCCGGAATGTCTCCAGCCCCAC is a genomic window of Synechococcus sp. A10-1-5-1 containing:
- a CDS encoding molybdopterin oxidoreductase family protein — translated: MASGNVRSQCPYCGVGCGLELIPPALPGQAVKRDAEGNPMWTARGDRQHPSSLGQVCIKGATVGETLARGRLREPLYRASLDEPFQPITWEQAMDLLVGRIRSTLATKGPDAIAMYGSGQFHTEDYYLAQKLLKGALGTNNFDANSRLCMSSAVAGYTRSLGSDGPPACYEDLDHCTVAFLIGTNTAECHPVLFQRLLKRKKRNPGSVKIVVVDPRLTETAKAADVHLPIAPGTDLALLHGLAHLVLRENGQDPAFIDDHTENYKAFFDLAARWTPRKVARFCNIPEKRLREVAELFHRRERVLSLWSMGVNQRREGTAVVGGLINLHLLTAQIGKEGAGPFSLTGQPNAMGGREAGGLAHLLPGYRVVTNSEHRQEVEQAWQFPAGRIAAAPGLAAWQQVEAMERGELDLWWVAATNPLVSMPDLDRVKAAMRRCPLVVVSDAYADTETSHYAHLLLPAAQWSEKAGAMTNSERRVTYCPAYRPRHGESRPDWEVFAEVGRRLGFEEQFSYASAAEVYAEFSQLTVGRLCDVSGLSHALLEEAGPQQWPFPAGASASSEAKRLYSDHQFATPSGRARFCTDQPMGLAEPPCETYPLVLTVGRYLGQWHTMTRTGKVERLQTMHPKPLLEVHPQDALELQLKDGELAAVSSRRGHITATVKVTDRIRRGSVFLPMHWGFTQENACEANTLMHDQACPVSKQPELKACAVIVAPAVSVVKPLEQEAGRLEALRRWFTPALR
- a CDS encoding nitrate reductase associated protein, whose amino-acid sequence is MTSEAPSASHCFDFESDFIGNWRCIPLCVRRKLDLCGVKLKLNHWLALNQTQRQSLVDWEDTPEGLAQLRQHLLACTESMADGQAKTLPISTGETWQNPLEIPELLTAAAQNRGITLQPEQWSALSELERFALCKLARPGHDHHNLEAAFSEVLA
- a CDS encoding anthranilate phosphoribosyltransferase family protein, with the protein product MTVAAPVTDSTPQGRATFKAYLQKVGSGEHTSRGLSREEAAHALELMLDGAASPAQIGAFLIAHRIRRPEPQELTGMLDVYRQRGPQLRTEKPAISFGMPFDGRTRTAPIYPLTALVLSSAGLPVVLQGAGRIPVKYGITAMELFAALGLQLAGRSVAWVQEKLQCCDLALVHQPDHLPDAESLIPYREDLGKRPPLASLELLWTAHQGEHLLVSGFVHPPTEARAWKALELAGETNVLTVKGLEGSTDLPISRACVTGRPGPEDEGRQILHPRDNGCYGADPLWEGLETWSSQAAAALGGQGELATALIWNAGTYVWQAGLESTHANGLERCRELLSSGAVMTHLQRLRQEMG
- the cynS gene encoding cyanase; this encodes MAAPSPATITATLMAAKKAKGLSFADLESALGRDEVWIASLFYGQSTASPEEAQKLAELLSLDHAIAEALQAFPTKGGLDPVIPTDPLIYRFYEIMQVYGMPLKDVIQEKFGDGIMSAIDFTLDVDKVEDPAGDRVKVTMCGKFLPYKKW
- a CDS encoding formate/nitrite transporter family protein, with the protein product MDYVLPNELVDGMIAAGGKKATVSVKNLLIRGFYSGAILGLAVILALTVAAQSKMPFLGSLLFPFGFASIVLFGMELVTGNFALLPMSVWAGKASWGSTFRNWTWVWIGNFIGTLVVALIMWVSLTSAGTVEPLAAADGGKGWQVVAATIIKLNKLNVITKYEALGSTGFFLAFLRGLVANWLVCLGVTMALVSKSVPGKLLACWLPITAFQTMGMEHIVVNQFLHTAGPLLGSGVPFGKVIVWNFIPVTLGNIVGGMVFIGMLFYSTHRTKMANVLPNEHDDKLERELAAELGAR
- a CDS encoding ferredoxin--nitrite reductase; this encodes MDDTWILNMTSQTNPNKRDLFSRFVNWISSSGDDKAPVNRPNGSQDIVSRLMNRISG